From Panthera tigris isolate Pti1 chromosome D3 unlocalized genomic scaffold, P.tigris_Pti1_mat1.1 chrD3_random_Un_scaffold_123, whole genome shotgun sequence:
TTGGATTGTGTCTCAAGCCCCATCGTGGGTAAACTGTGGTAGGCTTGGGAGTTGCTAAGGTGGTAAACAGCAACAGGATCATGGAGTCCCTGGTCCCTCAGGTGGCTATGGATCTGGAGACTGTGACACAGGGCCACCCTGTGTGCCTCACCTCATGTTGAGCTCTTCCAACACATTGTTGGTCTTAAGTGCCTCACCCACTGCAGATGCTCCAGGATCTCCAAAGCCATTGTATGAGATGTCCAGGACTCTCAGGAAGATGTTTGCCTAGAATGCAAAAGAGTGAAGCCAGGAGACCACCTGCGAAGTGGGGAAAGCCAGGGGTCACAGCCTCAGAGCCCGGGAGGCCCAGGGTGCAAAAAAGCACGGGCTGAGAGCAGAAGGTCAGAGGTTCCTGGTAAGAGTCTTGTGGCTTGGATGACAGTGACCGGGAGAACCAAATGACTGGAAGCACAGCACCAAGGGTGGTTGTGGGTGTGGATGATCCTCAGAGACTGAGAGGCCCACCGCTCAGCAGCAGACCCCAGGGACACAGTGGTCTGGTTCCATgactgctgggggcgggggggggggaggctcaaGGGTAGGTcctctgaggcacagagcagaaTGACAGAGGGACTCTGGTGAAGGGCTTTTGGGGGGCTGtgatggggagaagggcaggagcTTGTGGGTGCACTGGGAGGACAGAGCCTGACCCACCACCCTGTGGGGCAGGATCCCCAGGTCAGCCCCTGAGGAGGGGGGCAAGGCAGCTGCTGCTGTTCCCTGAGGAGGGCCCCACAAAGCTAGCCAGCACCAGGGGCATCCTGGCAGGGGCTAGGAGCCATGCATTCCCGAGGCTTATGAACCACAACATCGAAGGAAGCAGGTGGGATGTTTAAGAGTATGTGCTGGGACGCAGGGTGCAGGGCTGTCATCTCAGGGAAGCATCTGCATGTGCCCATAGCAGGCATGTGTCACCAGACTGCACGATGTCCCCCACCAGCCATATGTCTGTAATAAATGGAGAAGGTGTGCAACATTGAACTGCAGACCCTTGAGTAAGTGACATGAGAGTGAGCACGGTATTTTGGAGTCACGAAATGGGGCTGGGACAATTAAAATCAccaaacaaaatattctttaagcTCTGCTTGAAGGATCCAAGGGTCATTTCTGAAGAGCTGCAAAGATAGGAAGCTGGCACCTGGGAGACTGTCCCCACAGGCCAGGCCAGAGGGCAGATGGGTGACAGAGGTGTTCATACCTCCAGTGCCCTGGCAAAGGCTACAGCTCCTGGTCCTCGAAGGTGATTCCAGTTTATATTAAGCTCGGTGAGTCCAGTATTTTCTGCCAGGGCTGGTCCAAGCATCTCCCCTTCGGAAACACCAAGACAGGCCTTATTCACTCtgttctttccctcaaaaaataatattgatgaCCGCTGTGTGCCAGGGTCTCCGCTTGGCACAACAGTCACCAAGTTGAACCCTATATGGGCCTGCTCTGTCCTAAAAGAATTCACATTTAATGGGGGAGaagcagttgacccttgaatagcACAGGGGTTAGGGGTGCCAACCCCTGTGCAgccaaaaatctgcatataactttgaCCGCCCCCCCAAACCTCAACTACTAACAGCCCACTGCTATTGGATTTTAGAAAGAAGACTTTATCGAGAATGTAAAgtgttgattaacacatattttgtatgttatacctattatatgctgtattcttacaataaagtaacctgaagaaaatattattattatttttaaaaatttgtttaatgtttatttatttttgagagagagagacagagcgtgagcagtggaaggacagagagagagagagggagacacagaatcagaagcaggctccaggctctgagctggcaacacagagcccaacgcggggcttaaactcacaaactgagagatcatgacctgagctgaagtcagacgcttaaccgactgagccacccaggcaccccaatactattattatttttaaatgtttatttatttttgagagacacagagagagatcgggggaggggcagaaagagagggagacacagatactgaagcaggctccaggctctgaacggtcagcaccgagccccacatggggcttgagctcgcaaacggtgagatcatgtgccaaagtcagatgctcaaccgactgagccacccaggcgccccacctgaagaaa
This genomic window contains:
- the LOC102952388 gene encoding LOW QUALITY PROTEIN: leucine-rich repeat-containing protein 74B (The sequence of the model RefSeq protein was modified relative to this genomic sequence to represent the inferred CDS: inserted 2 bases in 1 codon), which produces MQIFGCTGVGTPNPCAIQGSTASPPLNVNSFRTEQAHIGFNLVTVVPSGDPGTQRSSILFFEGKNRVNKACLGVSEGEMLGPALAENTGLTELNINWNHLRGPGAVAFARALEANIFLRVLDISYNGFGDPGASAVGEALKTNNVLEELNMSNNRISAVGALSLGLGLRVNQTLRILVMSRNPMRGEGCFGVLKSVRDNPGSALELLDFSDIQVDREFDDLAISVKVILPALHIKTAAHRVEYXKDLPPVYTPSLLASVPK